DNA sequence from the Pedobacter schmidteae genome:
TTTAGCGCAATATTTCGGTCGCTGGCAAAAGGTAGCATGAGTACGTTGATGTGCTGCAGGATTTCTCCAATAGTATGATATTGTAGCTGTGGGGTCGGTAATTCTGCAATCAGTCGATAGTCTTTAACAAATTCCAGTAAACCCTCAGATCTTCTCTTAATGGTCTGTATAGCGGGTTTTAAATCCTCCAGTTCTTCACTATTTAGATTTTGCTTGCTGGTAATCATGCTGTTTACCGTATCCGAGAGTGAACTGATCGGCGTAATTGAATTCAGGATCTCATGAGAAATTACACCGATCAATCTGTTCCAGGCTTCTGCTTCTTTTTGCTCTATTTCATCTTTAATGTTTTGGAATGAAATGATGGTATAATCAGTTTGATATAGATTTAATGGAATTACTTCGGTTGATAATTGTATGATTTTATCTTGTACTTTAAGCTCCATAAATCGCTTGCCGCCGGTACTGATGCGCTCAATTTCTTTGGCAAATTGAGGGATGTGTTGTGCTATGCGATGCCAGTATTTATATGCGGGTATATCCAGTAGATTCGTTGCTGCCTGATTAAAGAAAGATATTTCCGTTTTCTCGTTATCCTGAGGACTGCCTTTTATTACGATGATCCCTGTAGGAATTTGCTCCAGAATCGTTTTAATCAGTTGAAACATGGCATCATTTTCCAGTTGCATGTCTTTATTGATCTTGATGAGCTCATTAAAGAACCTATACAGCTCAGGAAATGCTCCTTTAGTAGCTTTACGGTTAAAATTTAGTGTATTGTCCTGCGTCTTTACGGCTTCCACAAATCGCTTAATGTCTTTGCTGATCTGACCGATATAAAAGTACAGGCTACAAATACAGATGATGAGGACGATGCTTAATCCTGTAATCGTAAACCACAACTCGGTTTTACTGGTGAGGTAATACAAGGCTATGGCCAATAAGTTAATGACCAGTAGCCTGATGATCATGTTGAAAGTGAATCGATTATAAAACATCAGAGGTTAAATTTTTCTATGCGTCTGTATAGCGCCGCACGGGTTAAACCAAGATCCGATGCAGCCCTGGAAATGTTGCCTTTGTGTTTGTCTATCGCCTTTTGTACCATTGCCTTTTCCATTTCTTCCAGTCCCAGGCCTGTAGGT
Encoded proteins:
- a CDS encoding PAS domain-containing sensor histidine kinase translates to MIIRLLVINLLAIALYYLTSKTELWFTITGLSIVLIICICSLYFYIGQISKDIKRFVEAVKTQDNTLNFNRKATKGAFPELYRFFNELIKINKDMQLENDAMFQLIKTILEQIPTGIIVIKGSPQDNEKTEISFFNQAATNLLDIPAYKYWHRIAQHIPQFAKEIERISTGGKRFMELKVQDKIIQLSTEVIPLNLYQTDYTIISFQNIKDEIEQKEAEAWNRLIGVISHEILNSITPISSLSDTVNSMITSKQNLNSEELEDLKPAIQTIKRRSEGLLEFVKDYRLIAELPTPQLQYHTIGEILQHINVLMLPFASDRNIALKVEQTSSRISLEIDLKLIEQALINLVTNSIYALEDIPSPEIEIGYRLDQNKLYLEVTDNGKGIAPDLLGKIFVPFFTTRKSGSGIGLTITQNIMKMHQGSVEVDSVPFKKTTFALVFKYL